Proteins from a genomic interval of Nautilia sp. PV-1:
- a CDS encoding four helix bundle protein, with protein MKGEEARMKVKGVRIKDEGRRRKGRKNSYRNLIVWQKSMKLVKEIYKITMVFPDEEKFGLTSQIKRAAVSVPSNIAEGKGRGTNKDFIYFLYIALGSLYELQTQLELANELGFVKSIDAIDTLSVEIEKMINALINSKKDNNE; from the coding sequence ATGAAGGGAGAAGAAGCAAGGATGAAAGTGAAAGGGGTAAGGATAAAGGATGAAGGCAGAAGGAGGAAGGGGAGAAAGAACAGTTACAGGAATTTGATAGTTTGGCAAAAATCTATGAAATTGGTAAAAGAAATATATAAAATTACTATGGTGTTTCCAGATGAAGAAAAGTTCGGGCTTACTTCTCAAATAAAAAGAGCCGCTGTTTCAGTTCCAAGTAATATTGCAGAGGGAAAAGGTAGAGGGACGAACAAAGATTTTATATATTTTTTATATATTGCTCTGGGTTCTTTGTATGAATTACAAACGCAGTTGGAACTTGCTAATGAACTCGGCTTTGTTAAAAGTATTGACGCAATTGATACTTTATCGGTGGAAATAGAAAAAATGATTAATGCATTAATTAATTCTAAAAAGGATAATAATGAATAA
- the murG gene encoding undecaprenyldiphospho-muramoylpentapeptide beta-N-acetylglucosaminyltransferase produces the protein MKKIAITGGGTGGHLKIAKVIKEELNKRGIKPIYIGSTSGADKDWFEKDGGFEKSYFLPSRGVVNKKGLGKISSFLHILKLANRTKKLLKQHNVQAVFSVGGYSAAPASFAAVMSKTPLFIHEQNAHIGSLNRLLKPFSRRFFNTFLYNDPYPVEDIFFDTARIRNELKTVIFLGGSQGALAINDLALKLAPKLKEKNISIIHQTGKRDFERVKKFYEKENITADVFDFDKHLVNKISTADFAISRAGASTLFELAANLIPTLFIPYPYAAGDHQYYNAKFLADKNAGFVIRQNDIDIEKTEKLIFEADLNQISDNLKNINQKKGAEIIVDEILKSLID, from the coding sequence ATTAAAAAAATTGCAATAACGGGAGGAGGAACGGGTGGACACCTCAAAATAGCAAAAGTAATCAAAGAAGAACTCAATAAAAGAGGCATAAAACCAATATATATCGGCTCCACAAGCGGTGCGGACAAAGACTGGTTTGAAAAGGACGGCGGATTTGAAAAAAGCTATTTTTTACCTTCAAGAGGAGTCGTAAACAAAAAAGGGCTCGGAAAAATTTCATCGTTTTTACATATTCTAAAGCTTGCAAACCGGACCAAAAAACTGTTAAAACAACACAATGTTCAGGCTGTTTTCAGCGTAGGAGGATATTCCGCCGCCCCTGCGAGTTTTGCGGCGGTAATGTCAAAAACCCCTCTTTTTATACACGAACAAAACGCACACATAGGCTCACTGAACAGACTGCTTAAACCTTTTAGCAGGAGATTTTTTAACACTTTTCTTTATAACGACCCGTATCCTGTGGAAGATATATTTTTTGATACGGCAAGGATAAGAAACGAACTAAAAACCGTGATTTTCCTCGGAGGCAGCCAGGGCGCTTTGGCGATAAACGACCTTGCATTGAAACTCGCTCCAAAACTAAAAGAAAAAAATATCAGTATTATTCATCAGACAGGCAAAAGGGACTTTGAGAGAGTAAAAAAATTTTACGAAAAAGAAAACATAACAGCGGATGTGTTTGATTTTGACAAACACCTGGTAAATAAAATATCAACAGCGGACTTTGCTATCTCAAGGGCCGGAGCCTCGACTCTGTTCGAACTTGCGGCAAACCTGATTCCGACTCTTTTCATACCTTATCCGTATGCAGCGGGAGACCACCAGTATTACAACGCTAAATTTTTAGCCGATAAAAACGCCGGGTTCGTAATAAGACAAAACGATATTGACATTGAAAAAACAGAAAAATTAATATTTGAAGCCGATCTAAATCAAATATCCGACAATCTAAAAAATATAAATCAAAAAAAGGGAGCGGAAATTATTGTAGATGAAATATTAAAATCCCTTATCGATTAA
- a CDS encoding penicillin-binding protein 2, whose translation MALFGAFLFFSVSRPKNYFNPKITKIESAVRGNIKTKNFTLAKSEKVYSVYINPAYISSDKKRMFVDLFSIYTGIDKRTLYRKLRSHKKRVLLAKVDLKTKQQLVYLRRILDHYRVFNSFNGVRRAYDIESVIYVSKDKVEGLFKRIYPYGNTFEPFLGRYLKDQGRGDNGIEEYYDNILKPQRNGKIAGYRDVSGNIIYDKNSVVVYPVNGKNITLNINLILQKRIEKLLDEAKSLYQAKEVMAAVMDSRTGKILAIVSSNRFDPNHITKKDIPNMKISAVRYLYEPGSVMKPITFAILLEHGKVNPYEVLNAYNGKWKPKWRKTYIRDDDPFQWLSAENALVYSSNIVMSQLALRLTPSEFYNGLKSFGFSEYSGIDLPYELKGVIRSMKELQYPIYKSTTAYGYGIMVNFVQLLKAYNVFNNNGIEVTPKIADVKTTYKRVLKAKTANEMLRILRKIVLKGTAKNAYIDGIFTAGKTGTAHVSVHNKYEKIYNSSFFGFADDNTHKYTIGVTFLDIKAPFPNYFASQSAVPLFKKIVIIMKDEKLIGD comes from the coding sequence ATGGCGCTGTTCGGTGCATTTTTGTTTTTCAGCGTAAGCAGACCCAAAAATTATTTTAATCCGAAAATTACTAAAATAGAAAGCGCTGTAAGAGGAAATATTAAAACAAAAAATTTTACTCTCGCAAAAAGCGAAAAAGTATACAGCGTATATATTAACCCGGCTTATATATCAAGCGATAAAAAAAGAATGTTTGTGGATCTTTTCAGTATTTACACCGGAATTGACAAAAGAACTCTTTACAGAAAATTAAGATCCCATAAAAAAAGAGTTCTTCTTGCAAAGGTGGATTTAAAAACGAAACAGCAGCTGGTATATCTCAGACGTATACTGGATCATTACAGGGTATTTAATTCGTTTAACGGTGTAAGAAGGGCATACGATATAGAAAGCGTAATATACGTATCGAAAGATAAAGTTGAGGGACTTTTTAAAAGAATATATCCTTACGGCAATACGTTTGAACCGTTTTTGGGCAGATACCTTAAGGATCAGGGCAGAGGCGACAACGGTATCGAAGAATATTACGACAATATATTAAAACCGCAAAGAAACGGTAAGATTGCAGGATACAGGGATGTGAGCGGCAATATAATTTATGATAAAAATTCGGTTGTAGTATATCCTGTAAACGGTAAAAATATTACACTTAACATTAATCTGATTTTGCAAAAAAGAATAGAAAAACTGCTTGACGAAGCAAAATCTCTTTATCAGGCAAAAGAGGTAATGGCTGCCGTAATGGATTCAAGAACCGGCAAAATTCTGGCAATTGTGTCTTCAAACAGATTTGATCCGAACCATATTACGAAAAAAGACATACCGAATATGAAAATAAGCGCCGTAAGGTATCTTTATGAGCCTGGGTCTGTGATGAAGCCGATTACTTTTGCGATCCTTTTGGAACACGGAAAGGTAAATCCTTACGAAGTATTAAACGCATATAACGGTAAATGGAAACCGAAATGGAGAAAAACGTATATAAGGGATGACGACCCTTTCCAATGGCTAAGCGCTGAAAACGCCCTTGTTTATTCAAGTAATATCGTAATGTCCCAGCTCGCACTGAGATTAACGCCTAGCGAATTTTATAACGGTCTTAAAAGTTTCGGATTTTCGGAATACAGCGGAATAGATCTTCCTTATGAACTTAAAGGTGTTATCAGAAGCATGAAGGAGCTTCAGTATCCTATATACAAATCCACTACGGCATACGGATACGGTATTATGGTGAATTTCGTTCAGCTTCTCAAAGCATATAACGTATTTAACAATAACGGAATAGAAGTTACGCCGAAAATTGCCGATGTAAAAACTACGTATAAAAGAGTTTTAAAAGCTAAAACGGCAAATGAAATGTTGAGGATTTTAAGAAAAATCGTATTAAAAGGGACAGCCAAAAACGCTTATATCGACGGTATCTTTACAGCGGGTAAAACCGGTACCGCACACGTAAGCGTTCATAATAAATATGAAAAAATATACAATTCTTCATTTTTCGGTTTTGCTGATGACAATACCCACAAATATACCATTGGAGTGACCTTTTTAGACATTAAAGCCCCTTTTCCGAATTACTTCGCTTCGCAGAGCGCTGTACCATTATTCAAAAAAATTGTTATAATAATGAAGGATGAAAAATTAATAGGGGATTAA
- a CDS encoding mechanosensitive ion channel family protein → MSFFKKLVSKTKTEVDDKFLNAIREPVRFIFIIAGIYFLLYFLEINSTLLNHVLKGLLIFDLFWMIYNIITEFEDYVYRFLGKFGKASRELASFLIKITKVFVVTVGVVALLQDWGINVTGFLASLGLGGLAFALAAKDTAANIFGGIAILTDNIFKIGEWVKIGSAEGIVEDIGMRTTKIRAFDKRLIVVPNSVIANSDVENFSRRDRRRIMMRLGLTYDTTLETMEKILNEIRKTLLEHPDIHNDPILIYFDEYQDSSLSIFCYFFTKTAVWDDYLKIREDVNFKIKEIVEKNGASFAFPSNSLYIETPVRIENV, encoded by the coding sequence TTGTCTTTTTTTAAAAAACTGGTCTCTAAAACAAAAACTGAAGTTGATGATAAATTTTTAAATGCAATAAGAGAGCCGGTAAGATTTATATTTATAATAGCGGGTATTTATTTTTTGCTTTATTTTTTAGAAATAAACAGCACATTGCTGAATCACGTATTAAAGGGTCTGTTGATTTTTGATCTCTTTTGGATGATTTATAACATAATTACCGAGTTTGAAGATTATGTATACCGTTTTTTGGGCAAATTCGGCAAAGCCTCAAGAGAACTTGCTTCTTTTTTAATCAAAATAACAAAGGTGTTTGTTGTAACAGTCGGCGTTGTGGCTCTGCTTCAGGACTGGGGCATTAACGTTACCGGATTTTTAGCTTCATTGGGTCTTGGAGGTTTGGCTTTCGCTCTTGCCGCAAAGGATACGGCGGCTAATATTTTTGGCGGCATTGCTATTTTAACGGATAATATATTTAAAATAGGAGAATGGGTAAAAATAGGCAGTGCCGAAGGAATAGTGGAAGATATAGGAATGCGAACCACTAAAATCAGAGCTTTTGATAAAAGACTTATCGTAGTTCCAAATTCCGTAATAGCCAATTCGGATGTGGAGAATTTCAGCCGCAGAGACAGACGCAGAATCATGATGCGTCTAGGGCTTACATACGACACTACACTTGAAACAATGGAAAAAATACTCAATGAAATAAGAAAGACGCTTTTAGAACATCCTGATATTCATAATGATCCTATATTAATTTATTTCGATGAATATCAGGACAGCAGTTTGAGCATTTTTTGTTATTTTTTTACAAAAACTGCGGTTTGGGACGATTATTTAAAAATAAGGGAGGATGTTAATTTTAAAATAAAAGAAATAGTAGAAAAAAACGGTGCTTCATTTGCTTTCCCGTCAAACAGCTTATATATTGAAACGCCGGTAAGGATTGAAAATGTTTAA
- the gmhA gene encoding D-sedoheptulose 7-phosphate isomerase — protein sequence MEILKNCLDEHIETAKKMQELLPLILRAGSMCVDALKNGNKILLCGNGGSAADAQHIAAELSGRFKKERRGLAGIALTTDTSALTAIGNDYGFEYIFSRQVEAIAKKGDVLIGISTSGNSANVLNAIDKAKETGCNVITLTGKDGGKMAKAGDVNIVIPSDDTPRIQEMHIMVGHMICALIDKGF from the coding sequence ATGGAAATTTTAAAAAACTGTTTGGACGAACATATAGAAACGGCAAAAAAAATGCAAGAGCTGCTGCCTCTTATATTAAGAGCCGGAAGTATGTGTGTAGATGCGTTAAAAAACGGGAATAAAATACTACTTTGCGGTAATGGGGGAAGCGCTGCGGACGCCCAGCATATAGCGGCGGAGCTTAGCGGAAGATTTAAAAAAGAGCGCCGGGGCCTTGCCGGTATTGCACTGACTACGGATACTTCCGCCTTGACCGCAATAGGAAACGATTATGGATTTGAATATATATTTTCAAGACAGGTGGAAGCTATAGCGAAAAAAGGCGATGTACTGATCGGAATTTCTACAAGCGGCAATTCAGCAAACGTGCTAAACGCAATCGATAAAGCAAAAGAAACAGGCTGTAATGTTATAACCCTTACGGGAAAAGACGGTGGGAAAATGGCAAAAGCCGGAGATGTGAATATTGTAATACCTTCGGATGATACGCCTAGAATTCAGGAAATGCACATAATGGTTGGGCATATGATATGCGCGTTAATCGATAAGGGATTTTAA
- the flgC gene encoding flagellar basal body rod protein FlgC yields the protein MGFFNSFDISGYGLSAERFRINIISENIANANTTRTPEGGPYRRKEVIFKAVPFEDQLNQEIDKTADFHQYENPLDESGEDNAVAKPPIETVVVDKVVRDDSKPILKYDPSNPDANAQGYVAYPNINPVIEMSDLLEATRAYQANVAAFQSAKSMANNAISILQS from the coding sequence ATGGGATTTTTTAACAGTTTTGATATTTCGGGATACGGTCTTTCGGCGGAAAGATTCAGAATTAATATAATTTCCGAAAACATCGCAAATGCCAATACAACCAGAACTCCGGAAGGAGGACCGTACAGAAGAAAAGAGGTTATCTTTAAAGCGGTGCCTTTTGAAGACCAGTTAAATCAAGAAATTGATAAAACTGCCGATTTTCATCAGTATGAAAATCCGTTAGATGAGTCGGGGGAAGACAATGCGGTTGCAAAACCTCCTATTGAGACGGTAGTTGTCGATAAGGTGGTAAGGGACGATTCAAAACCTATATTAAAATACGACCCGAGCAATCCGGATGCGAATGCTCAGGGGTATGTGGCGTACCCTAATATTAATCCGGTTATAGAAATGTCCGATTTATTAGAAGCGACAAGGGCTTATCAGGCAAACGTGGCGGCTTTTCAAAGTGCCAAATCAATGGCGAATAACGCTATAAGCATATTACAAAGTTAA
- the rfaE1 gene encoding D-glycero-beta-D-manno-heptose-7-phosphate kinase produces the protein MNNNLQPSTLELKPTIAVIGDFMIDHYLWGRSDRISPEAPVPVVEVIKEEDRLGGAGNVVNNLLALGSDVLVSTVVGKNSERLVNLLKEKNIDTAGIFTDLSRETIVKSRVIASNHQVIRYDRETKTPITSEYEEKILNYLNENIEKIDLILLSDYEKGVLTKSLTQKIIKLANRNNKKLIIDPKKDFSKYINAWMIKPNKKELSTAAGMEINSEEDLIKAGWKVKKELNLDFLLVTLSEEGMALFGDEYIKIPTIAKEVYDVTGAGDTVLASLGYYLSKSGDLRKAMNFANAAAAVVVSKIGSATVTLEEIEETERRIDNSVDYKIVDFEKITHIANDLRAQNKKIVFTNGCFDILHLGHVKYLQKAKALGDKLIVGVNSNASVSRLKGPERPVNDQYDRAYLLASLEVVDFVVIFEEDTPYELIKQIKPDILVKGKDYEGKTVVGSDIAKEVKLIDFVDGKSTTNIIKKMKNEK, from the coding sequence ATGAATAACAACCTTCAACCTTCAACCTTGGAACTTAAACCTACAATAGCTGTAATAGGTGATTTTATGATAGACCACTATCTGTGGGGCAGGAGTGACAGGATTTCACCGGAAGCGCCTGTACCTGTAGTGGAAGTGATTAAGGAAGAAGACAGGCTCGGAGGTGCCGGAAATGTCGTAAATAATCTTTTGGCACTCGGAAGCGATGTGCTTGTTTCAACTGTAGTAGGCAAAAATTCCGAAAGGCTTGTTAATCTTTTAAAAGAAAAAAACATAGATACCGCAGGTATATTTACGGATTTAAGCAGAGAGACTATTGTAAAAAGCAGGGTGATTGCAAGCAATCATCAGGTAATAAGATACGACAGGGAAACAAAAACTCCGATAACTTCCGAATATGAAGAAAAAATATTAAATTATCTCAATGAAAATATTGAAAAAATAGATTTGATACTTTTAAGCGATTACGAAAAAGGCGTTTTGACGAAATCTTTAACGCAGAAAATAATTAAACTCGCAAACAGAAACAATAAAAAGCTTATAATCGATCCTAAAAAAGATTTCTCTAAATATATAAACGCATGGATGATTAAACCTAATAAAAAAGAATTATCAACTGCTGCCGGAATGGAAATAAATTCTGAAGAAGACCTGATTAAAGCCGGATGGAAAGTCAAAAAAGAACTGAATCTTGATTTTCTGCTTGTGACACTCAGTGAAGAGGGAATGGCGCTTTTCGGAGATGAATATATAAAAATCCCTACAATCGCAAAAGAAGTGTATGATGTAACGGGTGCGGGCGATACGGTTTTGGCGAGTCTAGGGTATTATCTGAGCAAAAGTGGAGATTTAAGAAAAGCCATGAATTTTGCAAATGCGGCGGCGGCTGTTGTAGTAAGTAAAATTGGAAGCGCAACCGTTACGCTTGAGGAAATTGAAGAGACAGAAAGAAGAATAGACAACAGTGTGGATTATAAAATAGTGGATTTTGAAAAAATAACCCATATCGCAAATGACTTAAGGGCTCAAAACAAAAAAATTGTTTTTACAAACGGATGTTTTGACATATTGCATTTGGGACATGTTAAGTATCTTCAAAAAGCAAAAGCCCTCGGGGATAAATTGATAGTCGGGGTAAATTCAAACGCTTCTGTGAGCAGACTGAAAGGGCCTGAAAGACCGGTAAACGACCAATATGACAGGGCTTATTTGCTGGCCAGTCTTGAAGTGGTGGATTTTGTGGTTATATTTGAAGAAGATACGCCATATGAGCTTATAAAACAGATTAAGCCGGACATTTTAGTGAAAGGAAAAGACTACGAAGGCAAAACTGTAGTCGGAAGCGATATAGCAAAAGAAGTTAAACTCATAGATTTTGTAGACGGAAAAAGCACCACGAATATAATTAAAAAAATGAAAAATGAAAAGTGA
- the rfaD gene encoding ADP-glyceromanno-heptose 6-epimerase: protein MKYSNINFNNKTVVITGGAGFIGSNLAFYFQENYPNCKVIVFDKFRSEEKFSNGNLKSFGHFKNLLGFNGIIISGDINNKDDLARLEKYDIDYIFHEAAISDTTVADQKIMIDTNVNAFKDLCDLAVKKNASMIYASSAATYGNSNKFSVGFEKPNNVYGFSKLMMDNLAKEYYDKIRIVGLRYFNVYGPREYFKNKTASMVLQFGLQLLRGESAKLFEGSDKILRDFIFIEDVIQANIKSCETDKNGVYNVGTGKARSFQDIVDILKRELNIKRDDTYIPNPYIGQYQFFTQADIEDTKKYLGYEPRFELEEGIKAYLPEIIRIYEEEVR, encoded by the coding sequence GTGAAATACTCTAATATAAATTTTAATAATAAAACCGTTGTAATTACGGGCGGTGCCGGATTTATAGGAAGCAATCTCGCTTTTTATTTTCAGGAAAACTATCCGAACTGTAAAGTTATAGTATTTGATAAATTCAGAAGTGAAGAAAAATTTAGCAACGGAAACCTTAAGAGTTTCGGGCATTTTAAAAACCTGCTCGGATTTAACGGTATTATTATAAGCGGAGATATAAACAATAAAGACGACTTGGCAAGACTTGAAAAATATGATATTGATTATATTTTCCACGAAGCCGCTATATCCGATACTACGGTTGCAGATCAGAAAATAATGATTGATACGAATGTAAATGCTTTTAAGGATTTATGCGATTTAGCCGTTAAGAAAAACGCTTCCATGATTTATGCTTCTTCTGCAGCAACGTATGGAAACAGCAATAAATTCAGCGTGGGATTTGAAAAACCGAACAATGTATACGGGTTCAGTAAACTGATGATGGACAATCTTGCAAAAGAATATTACGATAAAATCAGAATAGTAGGGCTAAGGTATTTTAACGTTTACGGTCCGAGAGAGTATTTTAAAAACAAAACGGCATCGATGGTTCTTCAGTTCGGGCTTCAGCTTTTAAGGGGTGAAAGTGCCAAACTGTTTGAGGGAAGCGATAAAATACTCAGGGATTTTATATTTATTGAAGACGTTATTCAGGCGAATATTAAATCGTGTGAAACTGATAAAAACGGAGTTTATAACGTAGGCACAGGCAAAGCCAGGAGCTTTCAGGATATTGTTGATATTCTCAAAAGAGAGCTTAACATAAAAAGGGATGATACGTATATTCCCAACCCGTACATAGGGCAGTATCAGTTTTTCACCCAGGCCGATATAGAAGATACGAAAAAATATTTAGGTTATGAGCCGAGATTTGAACTGGAAGAAGGTATAAAAGCGTATCTGCCTGAAATTATCAGGATATATGAAGAGGAAGTTAGATAG
- the fliE gene encoding flagellar hook-basal body complex protein FliE, whose protein sequence is MAFINKVDNTGSIGNVANNKNKADGSFEDLLKKEIDTTNNMMEDADKAQADIATGNVEDLAKASITIQKAEMQMKMVLEVRNKAINAYKELLKTQI, encoded by the coding sequence ATGGCTTTTATAAACAAAGTTGATAATACTGGCAGTATCGGAAATGTTGCTAATAATAAAAACAAAGCCGACGGCAGTTTTGAAGATCTGTTAAAAAAAGAAATAGATACAACCAATAATATGATGGAAGACGCAGATAAAGCGCAGGCCGATATAGCAACAGGAAATGTCGAAGATTTGGCAAAAGCTTCAATTACAATTCAAAAAGCCGAGATGCAGATGAAAATGGTTTTGGAAGTAAGAAACAAAGCCATTAACGCTTACAAAGAGCTGCTTAAAACTCAGATTTAA
- the gmhB gene encoding D-glycero-beta-D-manno-heptose 1,7-bisphosphate 7-phosphatase: MKAAFLDRDGVINIDTGYVGRIKDFKFKDGIFELLKLLQNLGFTLFIVTNQSGIARGYYNEEDFYKLTEWMKEEFKKEGIEIKDVRFCPHHPDITGECECRKPKPGMILDLAKEYGIDLKNSIMIGDSDRDIEAAKRAGIEKTFKVEESLYDIIKKIKKEFL, from the coding sequence GTGAAAGCGGCGTTTTTAGATAGAGACGGAGTTATAAATATCGATACGGGATATGTCGGGAGAATAAAAGATTTTAAGTTTAAAGACGGAATATTTGAGCTTTTAAAACTGCTTCAAAATCTTGGATTTACCCTTTTTATAGTGACAAACCAAAGTGGAATAGCCAGGGGTTATTACAATGAAGAAGATTTTTATAAATTAACTGAATGGATGAAAGAAGAATTTAAAAAAGAAGGCATTGAAATAAAAGACGTCCGGTTTTGTCCTCATCATCCCGACATTACGGGAGAGTGTGAATGTAGAAAACCCAAACCCGGAATGATTTTGGATCTGGCTAAAGAATATGGAATTGATCTTAAAAATTCGATTATGATAGGCGACAGCGACAGGGATATAGAAGCGGCAAAGCGAGCCGGAATAGAAAAAACGTTCAAAGTTGAAGAAAGCTTATATGATATAATTAAAAAAATAAAAAAGGAGTTTTTGTGA
- the flgB gene encoding flagellar basal body rod protein FlgB, with protein MAFEISKSFDILEQSLHYRKIRQDMIASNIANADTPYYRPKDIRFEDALQEEVDQKFGIHNGTPKLKLAQTEPGHLSGFDDSEDVKPVVFYRDGHLARNDGNSVDIDVETTEMAKNNIAYNATIQALRKDIDIFKAVIDSSKNI; from the coding sequence GTGGCATTTGAAATATCAAAAAGCTTTGATATCTTAGAGCAGTCTTTACATTACCGCAAAATAAGACAGGATATGATTGCCAGTAATATTGCAAATGCCGATACTCCTTATTACAGACCGAAAGATATAAGATTTGAAGATGCGCTTCAGGAAGAAGTGGATCAGAAATTCGGAATTCACAATGGAACGCCTAAACTAAAACTGGCTCAAACAGAACCGGGGCATTTATCAGGGTTTGACGATAGCGAAGATGTTAAACCGGTTGTTTTTTACAGAGACGGCCATTTGGCGAGAAACGACGGCAACAGTGTGGATATTGACGTGGAAACTACCGAAATGGCAAAAAACAATATCGCTTACAACGCTACAATTCAGGCGTTAAGAAAAGATATAGATATTTTTAAAGCGGTAATTGATTCAAGTAAAAATATATAA
- a CDS encoding FtsW/RodA/SpoVE family cell cycle protein, with product MDSLIFIIVGILMLIGALFSYSLPVYLEHAKHLSEYHFVVRYIGFGILGFGIMVLFAKLDPDKWFEKIGWFILITSAILVIAMPFLPESVAPIINGAKRWIKIGPFKFAPVEFFKLGVIFFLSWSFTRKVKKEAIPSLKEEFKLILPYFIILGGFWYLILAYQSDLGQVMVMGLLFAFMLLIAGGRFQTFTLILAGGIFVFIAAVLSSGYRYARFKAWLHLMTNNFFPNVTVESKMSYGQVEQSLNAIYHGGIIGQGIGNGIFKLGFLSDVHTDFVLAGIAEETGIIGISVIVILMLALVYRIYKIANRNEKKEYQLFAFGVGTLIMIQFIFNGLGVTSLIPIKGLTVPFLSYGGSSLVALCTAIGMVLMISKKAKLN from the coding sequence GTGGACTCCCTGATATTCATTATTGTCGGAATCTTGATGTTAATAGGCGCTCTTTTTTCATATTCCCTGCCCGTATATCTCGAACACGCCAAACATTTAAGCGAATACCACTTTGTTGTAAGATACATAGGATTCGGAATACTGGGATTTGGAATAATGGTTTTATTTGCAAAACTTGATCCTGATAAATGGTTTGAGAAAATAGGCTGGTTTATATTAATAACTTCGGCCATACTGGTAATTGCGATGCCTTTTCTTCCTGAAAGCGTCGCGCCTATTATTAACGGCGCCAAAAGATGGATAAAAATCGGCCCTTTTAAATTCGCACCGGTAGAGTTTTTTAAACTAGGTGTGATTTTCTTTCTTTCATGGTCGTTTACGAGAAAAGTTAAAAAAGAGGCAATTCCTTCTTTAAAGGAAGAATTTAAACTTATACTGCCTTATTTTATTATACTTGGAGGTTTTTGGTATCTGATTCTGGCATACCAGTCAGATTTAGGACAGGTAATGGTTATGGGACTGCTGTTTGCGTTTATGCTTTTAATAGCGGGAGGGAGATTTCAGACATTTACCCTTATACTCGCCGGCGGTATTTTCGTATTTATAGCGGCAGTACTGTCCTCCGGATACAGATACGCAAGATTTAAAGCATGGCTTCATTTAATGACAAACAACTTTTTCCCGAATGTAACTGTGGAAAGCAAAATGAGCTACGGACAGGTAGAGCAGTCATTAAACGCTATATACCACGGAGGTATAATCGGCCAGGGAATAGGAAACGGTATTTTTAAGCTGGGATTTCTCTCAGACGTACATACGGACTTCGTATTAGCCGGAATAGCGGAAGAAACGGGCATTATCGGCATAAGCGTAATCGTTATACTGATGCTCGCTCTCGTTTACAGAATATACAAAATAGCCAACAGAAACGAAAAAAAAGAATACCAGCTCTTTGCTTTCGGAGTAGGAACACTTATAATGATTCAGTTTATTTTTAACGGACTTGGTGTAACTTCTTTAATCCCGATCAAAGGTCTGACCGTCCCTTTTCTAAGTTACGGGGGAAGCTCCCTTGTGGCCTTATGCACCGCAATCGGAATGGTTTTAATGATCAGTAAAAAAGCGAAACTGAATTGA